One Antennarius striatus isolate MH-2024 chromosome 17, ASM4005453v1, whole genome shotgun sequence genomic window carries:
- the manba gene encoding beta-mannosidase isoform X2, whose translation MTPGRSVCIICVPLCLFTAVLCEFFSLKQQQSQTLSGKWTLSNANGSLSLPAEVPGCVHSALQRQGHIQDPYYRFNDLSYRWIAFDNWMYTTTFTVSTQLMSKQKVLLIFDGVDTVASIHLNGIIVGKTDNMFRRYDFPVRDLLRDGENFLNVSLLSPVLYASERREAHSAYRVPPECPPDVQKGECHVNFIRKEQSSFSWDWGPAFPTMGLWKTARLEAFDVLRLIHVSSVPLYNSSVSQWRVQVELLVDAVRETKGQLTLSVPDLDSEQTFQTQFLPGQNKNSFTLHINTSRDVKLWWPSGHGDRPSYRLAASVFQDNLLILTAESKLSFRTVELVQEPIVGSPGLSFYFRVNGKPIFLKGSNWIPAHSFQDRVSPAALRNLLQSAVDANMNALRVWGGGVYEQDLFYSICDEMGIMVWQDFMFACAMYPTEEDFIQTVREEVIQQVQRLKSHPSVILWSGNNENEAALATDWFNIPASQRPVYLKDYVTLYVNNIRAIVQEVSIAEDWSYNSSFASHRQHHENGNQQMLLQAALHFDLPNSTNPVKRFTDTLYITQVMQAQCVKSQTEFYRRSRSEIVEGKGHTMGALYWQLNDIWQAPSWSSIEFGGKWKMLHYFAQNFFADVLPVGFEDDGAFFIYAISDLSDDLTLRAVVNVFSWAHLDPACTLTSDPLQVPRGSATPIFKQSVSAMLAGCDHCTRLTCLLTFHLEDGSGQRGPTNHHFLSSPKDAQGLQRPDIMAKVQEDGAGYTITLHSAAVAAFVWLDVGDVPGRFSSNGFLMVSRNTTAVFDAWRPTSVTELSRSLTVTSLRDIY comes from the exons ATGACTCCAGGTAGAAgtgtttgtattatttgtgttcctttgtgtttgtttaccgcAGTTTTATGCGAGTTTTTTTcactaaaacaacaacaatctcaGACACTGAGCGGTAAATGGACTCTGTCTAACGCCAACGGATCGCTCTCACTGCCGGCAGAGGTTCCGGGGTGTGTTCATTCAGCTCTGCAGCGGCAGGGACACATCCAG gacCCTTATTACAGGTTCAATGACTTGTCTTATCGGTGGATTGCCTTTGACAACTGGATGTACACAACCACATTTACTGTGTCTACACAGCTGAT GTCCAAACAGAAGGTGCTTCTCATCTTTGATGGTGTTGACACTGTAGCATCAATTCACCTTAATGGAATCATTGTCGGGAAAACGGACAACATGTTCCGCAGATAT GACTTCCCAGTCAGAGATCTGCTGAGAGACGGGGAAAACTTTCTGAACGTTAGCCTGTTGTCTCCAGTTCTTTATGCGTCTGAGCGGAGGGAAGCTCATTCAGCCTACAGAGTTCCTCCTGAATGTCCTCCAGATGTCCAGAAGGGAGAATGTCACGTCAATTTCATCAGAAAA GAACAAAGTTCTTTCAGTTGGGATTGGGGTCCAGCGTTCCCCACGATGGGTCTGTGGAAGACGGCTCGGCTGGAGGCGTTTGACGTCCTGCGGCTCATCCACGTTTCATCTGTTCCTCTATACA ATTCCAGCGTCTCTCAGTGGAGAGTCCAGGTGGAGCTTCTTGTCGATGCAGTTCGGGAAACTAAAGGTCAACTCACGCTCTCGGTACCTGACCTGGACTCGGAGCAGACCTTCCAGACTCAGTTTCTTCCGGGACAGAACAAAAACAGCTTCACGTTACACATCAACACG AGCCGCGATGTGAAGCTGTGGTGGCCCAGTGGACACGGTGACCGACCGTCTTACCGTCTCGCTGCCAGTGTGTTTCAGGACAACCTTTTAATTCTGACTGCAGAATCTAAG CTGTCCTTTCGCACAGTAGAACTTGTCCAGGAGCCAATTGTTGGATCACCAGGATTGAGCTTTTATTTCCGCGTCAATGGGAAACCAATTTTTCTCAAAGGTTCCAACTGGATCCCAGCCCACTCCTTCCAGGACCGAGTCAGTCCCGCTGC CTTGAGGAACTTGTTGCAGTCCGCTGTGGATGCTAACATGAACGCCCTCAGGGTCTGGGGAGGAGGCGTGTATGAACAGGATCTATTCTACAGCATCTGTGACGAGATGGGAATCATG gtTTGGCAGGACTTCATGTTTGCTTGTGCCATGTATCCCACCGAAGAAGACTTCATCCAGACAGTCAGAGAGGAGGTCATCCAACAG GTTCAGCGCCTCAAGTCTCATCCTTCCGTCATCCTTTGGAGCGGgaacaatgaaaatgaagccGCTCTGGCCACAGACTGGTTCAACATCCCAGCCTCCCAGAGGCCGGTGTACCTGAAAGACTACGTCACACTCTATGTGAACAACATCAGAGCGATAGTCCAAGAG GTTTCTATAGCAGAAGACTGGAGCTACAACAGTTCGTTCGCTTCCCACCGTCAACACCACGAGAACGGGAACCAGCAGATGTTACTGCAGGCTGCTCTACACTTCGACCTGCCAAACTCCACCAATCCCGTGAAGAGGTTCACAGACACTCTCTACATCACTCAG GTCATGCAGGCTCAGTGTGTGAAGAGCCAGACTGAGTTCTATCGGCGAAGTCGGAGCGAGATCGTTGAGGGCAAAGGTCACACCATGGGCGCTCTTTATTGGCAGCTCAACGATATTTGGCAGGCGCCATCCTGGTCATCGATCG aGTTTGGAGGGAAGTGGAAAATGCTGCACTATTTTGCACAGAACTTCTTTGCCGATGTCCTGCCTGTCGGGTTTGAGGACGACGGCGCTTTTTTCATCTACGCCATCTCAGACCTGAGTGACGACCTGACGCTCAGGGCTGTG GTGAACGTGTTCTCGTGGGCTCATCTGGATCCGGCGTGCACACTGACGTCAGACCCGCTCCAGGTCCCAAGAGGCAGCGCCACACCcatttttaaacagtctgtcagcgCCATGCTGGCAGGATGCGATCACTGCACCCGTCTCACCTGCCTGCTCACCTTTCATCTGGAGGATGGGAGCGGTCAGCGGGGTCCCACCaaccatcacttcctgtcctcacctAAAGACGCTCAGGGGCTCCAGAGACCCGACATCATG GCTAAGGTGCAGGAGGACGGGGCCGGATACACCATCACCCTCCACTCCGCCGCTGTGGCTGCCTTTGTCTGGCTAGACGTGGGAGACGTCCCCGGACGCTTCAGCTCCAACGGCTTCCTGATGGTTTCCAGAAATACGACGGCCGTTTTTGACGCCTGGCGACCCACCAGCGTCACAGAACTCTCCAGATCCCTTACTGTCACGTCTTTAAGAGACATTTATTGA
- the manba gene encoding beta-mannosidase isoform X1: MTPGRSVCIICVPLCLFTAVLCEFFSLKQQQSQTLSGKWTLSNANGSLSLPAEVPGCVHSALQRQGHIQDPYYRFNDLSYRWIAFDNWMYTTTFTVSTQLMSKQKVLLIFDGVDTVASIHLNGIIVGKTDNMFRRYDFPVRDLLRDGENFLNVSLLSPVLYASERREAHSAYRVPPECPPDVQKGECHVNFIRKEQSSFSWDWGPAFPTMGLWKTARLEAFDVLRLIHVSSVPLYNSSVSQWRVQVELLVDAVRETKGQLTLSVPDLDSEQTFQTQFLPGQNKNSFTLHINTSRDVKLWWPSGHGDRPSYRLAASVFQDNLLILTAESKLSFRTVELVQEPIVGSPGLSFYFRVNGKPIFLKGSNWIPAHSFQDRVSPAALRNLLQSAVDANMNALRVWGGGVYEQDLFYSICDEMGIMVWQDFMFACAMYPTEEDFIQTVREEVIQQVQRLKSHPSVILWSGNNENEAALATDWFNIPASQRPVYLKDYVTLYVNNIRAIVQEEDPSRPFLVSSPTNGAESEQEGWVAANPYDPLYGDTHFYSYILDCWDWRTFPRTRFASEYGFQSWPSFSTLQPVSIAEDWSYNSSFASHRQHHENGNQQMLLQAALHFDLPNSTNPVKRFTDTLYITQVMQAQCVKSQTEFYRRSRSEIVEGKGHTMGALYWQLNDIWQAPSWSSIEFGGKWKMLHYFAQNFFADVLPVGFEDDGAFFIYAISDLSDDLTLRAVVNVFSWAHLDPACTLTSDPLQVPRGSATPIFKQSVSAMLAGCDHCTRLTCLLTFHLEDGSGQRGPTNHHFLSSPKDAQGLQRPDIMAKVQEDGAGYTITLHSAAVAAFVWLDVGDVPGRFSSNGFLMVSRNTTAVFDAWRPTSVTELSRSLTVTSLRDIY; the protein is encoded by the exons ATGACTCCAGGTAGAAgtgtttgtattatttgtgttcctttgtgtttgtttaccgcAGTTTTATGCGAGTTTTTTTcactaaaacaacaacaatctcaGACACTGAGCGGTAAATGGACTCTGTCTAACGCCAACGGATCGCTCTCACTGCCGGCAGAGGTTCCGGGGTGTGTTCATTCAGCTCTGCAGCGGCAGGGACACATCCAG gacCCTTATTACAGGTTCAATGACTTGTCTTATCGGTGGATTGCCTTTGACAACTGGATGTACACAACCACATTTACTGTGTCTACACAGCTGAT GTCCAAACAGAAGGTGCTTCTCATCTTTGATGGTGTTGACACTGTAGCATCAATTCACCTTAATGGAATCATTGTCGGGAAAACGGACAACATGTTCCGCAGATAT GACTTCCCAGTCAGAGATCTGCTGAGAGACGGGGAAAACTTTCTGAACGTTAGCCTGTTGTCTCCAGTTCTTTATGCGTCTGAGCGGAGGGAAGCTCATTCAGCCTACAGAGTTCCTCCTGAATGTCCTCCAGATGTCCAGAAGGGAGAATGTCACGTCAATTTCATCAGAAAA GAACAAAGTTCTTTCAGTTGGGATTGGGGTCCAGCGTTCCCCACGATGGGTCTGTGGAAGACGGCTCGGCTGGAGGCGTTTGACGTCCTGCGGCTCATCCACGTTTCATCTGTTCCTCTATACA ATTCCAGCGTCTCTCAGTGGAGAGTCCAGGTGGAGCTTCTTGTCGATGCAGTTCGGGAAACTAAAGGTCAACTCACGCTCTCGGTACCTGACCTGGACTCGGAGCAGACCTTCCAGACTCAGTTTCTTCCGGGACAGAACAAAAACAGCTTCACGTTACACATCAACACG AGCCGCGATGTGAAGCTGTGGTGGCCCAGTGGACACGGTGACCGACCGTCTTACCGTCTCGCTGCCAGTGTGTTTCAGGACAACCTTTTAATTCTGACTGCAGAATCTAAG CTGTCCTTTCGCACAGTAGAACTTGTCCAGGAGCCAATTGTTGGATCACCAGGATTGAGCTTTTATTTCCGCGTCAATGGGAAACCAATTTTTCTCAAAGGTTCCAACTGGATCCCAGCCCACTCCTTCCAGGACCGAGTCAGTCCCGCTGC CTTGAGGAACTTGTTGCAGTCCGCTGTGGATGCTAACATGAACGCCCTCAGGGTCTGGGGAGGAGGCGTGTATGAACAGGATCTATTCTACAGCATCTGTGACGAGATGGGAATCATG gtTTGGCAGGACTTCATGTTTGCTTGTGCCATGTATCCCACCGAAGAAGACTTCATCCAGACAGTCAGAGAGGAGGTCATCCAACAG GTTCAGCGCCTCAAGTCTCATCCTTCCGTCATCCTTTGGAGCGGgaacaatgaaaatgaagccGCTCTGGCCACAGACTGGTTCAACATCCCAGCCTCCCAGAGGCCGGTGTACCTGAAAGACTACGTCACACTCTATGTGAACAACATCAGAGCGATAGTCCAAGAG gaggaccCGAGTCGGCCGTTCCTCGTCTCCAGTCCGACTAACGGGGCTGAGTCAGAGCAGGAAGGATGGGTGGCGGCGAATCCCTACGACCCACTCTATGGGGACACACACTTCTACAGCTACATCCTGGACTGCTGGGATTGGAGGACATTCCCGCGGACGCGCTTTGCATCCGAGTATGGCTTCCAGTCCTGGCCTTCCTTCTCCACTCTGCAGCCG GTTTCTATAGCAGAAGACTGGAGCTACAACAGTTCGTTCGCTTCCCACCGTCAACACCACGAGAACGGGAACCAGCAGATGTTACTGCAGGCTGCTCTACACTTCGACCTGCCAAACTCCACCAATCCCGTGAAGAGGTTCACAGACACTCTCTACATCACTCAG GTCATGCAGGCTCAGTGTGTGAAGAGCCAGACTGAGTTCTATCGGCGAAGTCGGAGCGAGATCGTTGAGGGCAAAGGTCACACCATGGGCGCTCTTTATTGGCAGCTCAACGATATTTGGCAGGCGCCATCCTGGTCATCGATCG aGTTTGGAGGGAAGTGGAAAATGCTGCACTATTTTGCACAGAACTTCTTTGCCGATGTCCTGCCTGTCGGGTTTGAGGACGACGGCGCTTTTTTCATCTACGCCATCTCAGACCTGAGTGACGACCTGACGCTCAGGGCTGTG GTGAACGTGTTCTCGTGGGCTCATCTGGATCCGGCGTGCACACTGACGTCAGACCCGCTCCAGGTCCCAAGAGGCAGCGCCACACCcatttttaaacagtctgtcagcgCCATGCTGGCAGGATGCGATCACTGCACCCGTCTCACCTGCCTGCTCACCTTTCATCTGGAGGATGGGAGCGGTCAGCGGGGTCCCACCaaccatcacttcctgtcctcacctAAAGACGCTCAGGGGCTCCAGAGACCCGACATCATG GCTAAGGTGCAGGAGGACGGGGCCGGATACACCATCACCCTCCACTCCGCCGCTGTGGCTGCCTTTGTCTGGCTAGACGTGGGAGACGTCCCCGGACGCTTCAGCTCCAACGGCTTCCTGATGGTTTCCAGAAATACGACGGCCGTTTTTGACGCCTGGCGACCCACCAGCGTCACAGAACTCTCCAGATCCCTTACTGTCACGTCTTTAAGAGACATTTATTGA
- the LOC137611441 gene encoding ubiquitin-conjugating enzyme E2-17 kDa-like isoform X3, protein MALKRINKELQDLSRDPPAQCSAGPVGDDLFHWQATIMGPVDSPYQGGVFFLNIHFPTDYPFKPPKVAFTTRIYHPNINSNGSICLDILRSQWSPALTISKVLLSICSLLCDPNPDDPLVPEIARMYKTDHEKYNKTAKEWTSKYAM, encoded by the exons ATGGCTCTGAAACGGATCAACAAG GAGCTCCAAGACCTGTCTCGTGACCCTCCAGCGCAGTGCTCAGCCGGACCCGTGGGTGATGACC TGTTTCACTGGCAAGCAACAATCATGGGCCCT GTTGACAGTCCATATCAGGGAGGAGTTTTCTTCTTGAATATTCATTTTCCTACAGACTATCCCTTCAAACCACCCAAG GTTGCATTCACAACAAGAATTTACCACCCCAATATAAACAGTAACGGCAGTATCTGTCTGGATATTCTCAGATCACAGTGGTCTCCAGCACTTACTATTTCTAAAG TACTTCTTTCCATTTGCTCACTCTTATGTGACCCCAACCCAGACGACCCACTTGTGCCAGAGATCGCAAGAATGTATAAAACAGATCATGAAAA AtacaacaaaacagcaaaagaaTGGACATCAAAATACGCAATGTGA
- the LOC137611441 gene encoding ubiquitin-conjugating enzyme E2-17 kDa-like isoform X2 — MALKRINKELQDLSRDPPAQCSAGPVGDDLFHWQATIMGPVDSPYQGGVFFLNIHFPTDYPFKPPKVAFTTRIYHPNINSNGSICLDILRSQWSPALTISKVLLSICSLLCDPNPDDPLVPEIARMYKTDHEKYNKLAQEWTTKYAML, encoded by the exons ATGGCTCTGAAACGGATCAACAAG GAGCTCCAAGACCTGTCTCGTGACCCTCCAGCGCAGTGCTCAGCCGGACCCGTGGGTGATGACC TGTTTCACTGGCAAGCAACAATCATGGGCCCT GTTGACAGTCCATATCAGGGAGGAGTTTTCTTCTTGAATATTCATTTTCCTACAGACTATCCCTTCAAACCACCCAAG GTTGCATTCACAACAAGAATTTACCACCCCAATATAAACAGTAACGGCAGTATCTGTCTGGATATTCTCAGATCACAGTGGTCTCCAGCACTTACTATTTCTAAAG TACTTCTTTCCATTTGCTCACTCTTATGTGACCCCAACCCAGACGACCCACTTGTGCCAGAGATCGCAAGAATGTATAAAACAGATCATGAAAA GTACAATAAGCTAGCTCAGGAGTGGACTACGAAGTATGCCATGCTTTAG
- the LOC137611441 gene encoding ubiquitin-conjugating enzyme E2-17 kDa-like isoform X1 — protein MKTELMSSTKEKHPFTRDNILIFPPIVLSVMISLVQLVVVVNLVLLQELQDLSRDPPAQCSAGPVGDDLFHWQATIMGPVDSPYQGGVFFLNIHFPTDYPFKPPKVAFTTRIYHPNINSNGSICLDILRSQWSPALTISKVLLSICSLLCDPNPDDPLVPEIARMYKTDHEKYNKLAQEWTTKYAML, from the exons ATGAAGACGGAACTTATGTCAAGCACAAAGGAAAAACATCCATTTACCCGGGATAATATTTTGATATTCCCCCCCATAGTTCTGTCTGTGATGATCAGCTTGGTCCAGTTGGTTGTTGTTGTAAACTTGGTGTTGTTACAGGAGCTCCAAGACCTGTCTCGTGACCCTCCAGCGCAGTGCTCAGCCGGACCCGTGGGTGATGACC TGTTTCACTGGCAAGCAACAATCATGGGCCCT GTTGACAGTCCATATCAGGGAGGAGTTTTCTTCTTGAATATTCATTTTCCTACAGACTATCCCTTCAAACCACCCAAG GTTGCATTCACAACAAGAATTTACCACCCCAATATAAACAGTAACGGCAGTATCTGTCTGGATATTCTCAGATCACAGTGGTCTCCAGCACTTACTATTTCTAAAG TACTTCTTTCCATTTGCTCACTCTTATGTGACCCCAACCCAGACGACCCACTTGTGCCAGAGATCGCAAGAATGTATAAAACAGATCATGAAAA GTACAATAAGCTAGCTCAGGAGTGGACTACGAAGTATGCCATGCTTTAG
- the zmp:0000000662 gene encoding RING finger protein 145 has translation MPRLEELANVALRVPSILVLDLLYKCDIEGLTDHLKAKNEDMLFKYKYVIWNMYYLGHLVNVVVLVLPLRHIVTLYLHILAALLVYMGHQISKDYVREELQYGYSGAVYLDFLAFNRFVSAMTSQIILSTLCAFLMKTRKVWLFSAHMLPLLARLCAASHSTLLTVNTFSMGLTGAGIAMFLLSHLFVPYRLARACYSELLQQEVIELYRLLAVGISLWNQFAVPVLFTVFWFVLFVVQLYSDTVSGNASAGHQGIIFFLLTSVSECCATPYSLLGLTFVVSYLALGLLNLCKFYLGGYAAVQNENVMHRGVTEGVTLLLLALQTGLLDMQALQRTFLLSIILFIVVTSTLQSMIEITDPIILALGASRNRSVWKHFRGLSMCLLLLVFPIFMAYKISQFFHMDFWLLILVSSCMLTSLQVTGTLLIYSLFMVELFRSDPIESLDEVIYWVNAVSRVLEFLVALCVVAYGTWESLFGEWSWMGASVIIIHSYFNVWLRAQSGWRSFLLRQEAAKKINSLPRATAQQLQQHNDVCAICFQEMSSAVITYCGHFFHGNCLRKWLYVQETCPMCHQTVRPIPSGQSQASGDTPATPNQADGGSDPPVQEDQNPANAASSEQEAPDPSEQQQEEESGGEDCETEDKNQLGEPHKEVEGLLFSSSGDFVGFACPGSTFSSGCISGSQSPSGQTSSEILDDKSDKDSLLSSTSYAVIENTIDGQHDANGAKVELSVFPKVPQNSHDEQDHYDGTPKPSNGLRTNITNKTLELCDLTRTNGQMSVKSCSENSELSDCFDEPQTQNDNGTLLDSDGLHEGETVPQIPRPSASDASFSCT, from the exons ATGCCTCGTCTGGAAGAGTTGGCCAACGTTGCACTTAGGGTTCCCAGCATACTGGTGCTGGACCTGCTGTATAAATGTGACATTGAAGGATTAACGGATCACCTGAAGGCCAAAAATGAAGACATGCTCTTCAAATACAAATATGTGATCTGGAATATGTACTATCTTG GACATCTGGTCAATGTGGTGGTGCTGGTTTTGCCACTGAGGCACATCGTGACGCTTTACCTCCATATCCTCGCAGCACTTCTGGTATACATGGGACATCAGATATCCAA gGACTATGTTCGGGAGGAGCTGCAGTATGGCTACAGCGGAGCAGTGTACCTTGATTTTTTGGCCTTCAATAGATTTGTCTCTGCGATGACGA GTCAGATTATTCTCAGCACGCTGTGCGCCTTTCTGATGAAGACGCGGAAGGTGTGGTTGTTCTCCGCTCACAtgctccccctgctggccagACTCTGCGCTGCTTCTCATTCCACCCTGTTGACTGTCAACACTTTCTCCATGGGGCTGACGGGAGCAGGAATCGCCATGTTCCTGCTCTCACACCTCTTCGTGCCATATCGCCTTGCAAGGGCTTGTTATtcagagctgctgcagcaggag GTGATTGAGCTCTACAGACTGCTGGCTGTGGGAATCTCTCTCTGGAACCAGTTTGCTGTCCCAGTGCTCTTCACTGTCTTCtggtttgttctgtttgttgtcCAGCTGTATTCTGACACTGTGTCTGGCAACGCCTCAGCAGGCCATCAGGGAATCATATTCTTCCTTCTCACTAG TGTCTCTGAATGTTGTGCCACACCGTACTCTCTGCTGGGTCTGACCTTTGTGGTGTCCTATCTCGCTCTTGGATTACTCAACCTATGCAAGTTCTACCTGGGAGGATATGCAGCCGTTCAGAATGAAAACGTCATGCACAG AGGCGTAACCGAAGGCGTCACACTGCTTCTGCTTGCTCTTCAAACGGGCCTGTTGGACATGCAGGCACTGCAACGCACCTTCCTCCTCagcatcatcctcttcatcgtGGTGACCTCAACCCTGCAATCAATGATTGAAATAACAGATCCCATTATTCTGGCCCTCGGTGCGTCCCGCAACAG GAGTGTGTGGAAACACTTTCGCGGCCTCAGCATGTGTCTGCTGCTGTTGGTTTTCCCAATTTTTATGGCTTATAAAATTTCCCAATTCTTCCACATGGACTTCTGGCTGCTTATTCTGGTGTCGAGCTGCATGCTGACGTCCCTGCAG GTTACAGGCACTCTACTGATCTACTCGCTCTTCATGGTGGAGCTATTTCGCAGCGACCCAATCGAGAGCCTGGATGAAGTGATCTACTGGGTGAACGCAGTCAGCAGGGTCCTGGAGTTTCTGGTGGCTCTCTGCGTGGTGGCGTACGGCACCTGGGAGTCGCTGTTTGGGGAGTGGAGCTGGATGGGCGCCTCCGTCATCATCATCCACTCGTACTTTAACGTTTGGCTGCGAGCTCAGTCCGGCTGGAGGAGCTTCCTGCTCAGACAGGAGGCAGCGAAGAAGATCAACTCCCTCCCCAGAGCCACGGCtcaacagctgcagcagcacaacGACGTCTGCGCCATCTGCTTCCAG gaaATGAGCTCTGCTGTGATCACATACTGCGGACATTTTTTCCATGGCAACTGCCTCCGCAAGTGGTTGTATGTACAGGAGACCTGCCCTATGTGTCACCAAACAGTCCGACCCATACCGTCAGGTCAGAGCCAGGCTTCAGGCGATACTCCGGCGACTCCAAATCAGGCGGATGGGGGTTCAGACCCGCCTGTTCAAGAAGATCAGAATCCGGCCAATGCCGCTTCATCGGAGCAGGAAGCTCCTGATCCCTCtgaacagcagcaggaggaggaatcaGGAGGTGAAGACTGCGAGACAGAAGATAAAAATCAACTGGGCGAACCTCACAAGGAAGTCGAAGGTCTTCTTTTCAGTTCTAGTGGAGATTTTGTTGGATTTGCCTGTCCAGGGTCGACCTTTTCTTCAGGGTGCATTTCTGGTTCCCAGTCACCGTCTGGTCAAACATCTTCTGAGATACTAGATGACAAGAGTGACAAGGACTCACTGCTGTCATCAACATCTTATGCTGTGATCGAGAACACGATTGATGGCCAGCATGATGCTAACGGAGCCAAAGTTGAACTTTCCGTCTTTCCTAAGGTGCCGCAAAATAGTCACGATGAACAGGACCATTATGACGGGACACCTAAACCAAGTAACGGCCTTCGTACAAACATTACTAATAAAACTCTTGAATTGTGTGATTTAACACGCACCAACGGCCAAATGTCAGTCAAATCATGCAGCGAAAACTCAGAACTGTCAGACTGCTTTGATGAGCCACAGACTCAGAATGATAACGGAACATTATTAGACTCAGATGGGCTCCATGAAGGTGAAACTGTCCCACAGATCCCCCGGCCGTCCGCCTCAGATGCCTCCTTCTCTTGCACATAG